CCCCAGCCTTTGAGGTTGGAAACGTTCAGCCAGTCAAGGCCATGTTTCTTCACAGCCTTCTCCCAGCCTTCCTGTTTGGAATCCAGGGATATTGCCATTAGCAGGAAGTTCTTATCCTTGAATTCGTTATTGATTTCCTGGAGATGCGGGATCTGCGCGATGCACGGGCTGCACCAGCTGGCCCAGAAATCGAGGAATACGTATTTGCCTTTGAATCCGGAGAGGGAAATTTTATTGCCGTCCAGATCGGGGATGGTGAAATCAGGGGCGGCGGCACCGATTTTCACTCTTCCCATATCCGGGGCGGGCGCGCCTTCTCCCATTTTCATCTGGAGGGGCACATCGTCTACCTTGCCCGGGTTTTTGTAGCGTTGCAGGATGCGCGAAGCTTTGGCATGGTCGCCCAGGGTTTCATACACCGAGTCGATGTATTTCTGCTCTTTGGTAAAGTACACGGTTAAAATATAGCCGCACACGCCGGAGTTGGGGTGTTTGGCCATCCAGGTTTTCAGTTTGGACTTCATGCTGTTTTCCACCGTCAACGCATCCTTGGCGGCAACGTTCATGGCATCTTCATCTCCGATGGCAACGGCTTCGTGGTATTGCTTTTCCAGCTGCGCGAAGCGGAGGCCTTCCCCGCTGAAGGGGTCGGTGATGGCCATTACTTCCTGCCATTCCTTTACCCAGGGGTTACCGGAAAACTTCGCATCGTTGAAGCCCGCGCCCTTTCCCGTGATCTGCATTTTTCCGTCTTCCAGGTACAGGACTGTTCCCATGCCGTTTTGCTCTGTAGGGTTCGAACCAATCTGGAGGATGTATACGCTGCCGCCTTTCTTCATCGGCATGCGCAGTTCAAACTGGTGATTCTTCACGTATGCGGTGGCGGTGTCGCCGGAATAGGGTTCGTACAGATTCACCAGGCTATCGTTGGGCGCCTGGTCCAGCTTCACGGAAATAACGGCCATGGGTTCCTGCACCGTATTGCTGAAGCGGGCGCCTTTCTCCTGGGCCAGGGCGGCGAGGCTGCTTGCGCATAACATGCCTGTCAATACTTTCTTCATAGTGAATTACTTTTTCTACAGATTTATAATACCCGCAAGGGGGATGATTGTCTATTGTTTTGCCGCCGCGCCTTTCATGGGGTTGGCCAGCATATCTTCCAGGATGGAAATGGTTTCCGCGACGTACACATCGGCGGCAATGCTTTCGATCCAGTGTTTATTGATCCGGATGCGGTCGGCGTCGTTGCGCAGGGCGGGATTGATGTTGCGGTCGGTGGTGAGCGCTACTTCCAGCCGTTTGCCCTCCGGCAGTTTCCGCAGCGCCTGGATTTGCCTGACGCCGCCATACCATTGCCGGTAGTGCTTCCTGAAACCCTCCAGATCTAAAGCAGCCGGCTGTTCCAGGCTGGCTTTCATCGTGCGGGTAGCTGCTTCCACTCCGCTAAAAACGGGGTTCGCGGCAATGCGGGCATTCGCTTTTTCGATCACCGCAGTGTAAGCAGCGGCGGGCGCAACGCGTTGCAGCGGTGGCAGGTTGATGGTATCGCAGGGAAGAATGTTCGGATAATCGGTTTCCATGATGGACTGCAGGCTCATCCGGCTTTGGAACACAACATCGGCGC
Above is a genomic segment from Chitinophaga pollutisoli containing:
- a CDS encoding TlpA disulfide reductase family protein, encoding MKKVLTGMLCASSLAALAQEKGARFSNTVQEPMAVISVKLDQAPNDSLVNLYEPYSGDTATAYVKNHQFELRMPMKKGGSVYILQIGSNPTEQNGMGTVLYLEDGKMQITGKGAGFNDAKFSGNPWVKEWQEVMAITDPFSGEGLRFAQLEKQYHEAVAIGDEDAMNVAAKDALTVENSMKSKLKTWMAKHPNSGVCGYILTVYFTKEQKYIDSVYETLGDHAKASRILQRYKNPGKVDDVPLQMKMGEGAPAPDMGRVKIGAAAPDFTIPDLDGNKISLSGFKGKYVFLDFWASWCSPCIAQIPHLQEINNEFKDKNFLLMAISLDSKQEGWEKAVKKHGLDWLNVSNLKGWGEPVAGLYGVRYLPSNVLIDPAGNIVAYDLYGDALKAKLKELIK